The Sedimentibacter sp. zth1 DNA segment AGTAGCAATCAAAGTAATGTACAAAAAAAGATAAAACCTATAAAAATAAAAAGAAAGTTGATAGAAAAATACTTTAAAAAAGAACAAGATGAGGATGAAATACAGAACATAGTAGAAAAAGCATTAGAAAAATATTTTGAAGAAGGTGATATTTATTAGCAATGATATACGTAAAAAAACATGCAATTAAAAGGTACATAGAACGTATACAAAATACAGATGAAAGCACTGTTAGAAGGGAAATCCTTCAAACGGTGCTTTTTAGTACTAAAAAGATTAAACACAAAAAAGCAAATTGCTATGCTTATATAAAACAAAATGCAGTAGCAATAGTAAAATTAGCGGACAATGGGAAAGACAAAATAGTATTAACAATATTAAAAACAGAATATAAAGACTGTTGGTGGAGCGAAAATAATAAAAAACGAGAGGATAAAAAACATGTTAAATAATTCATTTACATTTGATGCATTTACAAACTTAACTGACACTGTAACAACAGTTATAGTGTGTATTGCATTTATGGTATCTATTATTACAGCAGGTATAGCAGCATATTTGAATAAAAAAGACTCAGACAAACGTGCTGATTATATGACAGAAATAATATGGACGATAGTAATATCGTTTGTAATAGGTGCATCGGTTACTATAGTTAAATTAATATTTGGAATATAAAGTAGGAGAATGATAATTGTATGAGAAGCTTTAAAGTACCTTATGGTAAAATATTGCCGGATAAAATAATTTATGGGAGACTGACACCAAAAGAAGCTATATTTTTAGGAAGCATTGTGCTTGTGTTTTTTTTCTTGTTTATGATGGATATAACATACATAGAAAAAGGCTTAGGAAATATAATCCTTAGGATTATATTATTGCTTATTTATTCAACCATAGCACTTGTTTTAGCATTTAAGAAAAAAGATATATATGATTTAGATGAATACTTAATACTTAGAATTAAATACAAATTTAGAAAATATAAAAATACAATTTATGAAAAGTATTAAAGCTTATACTTTTATAAAGAAAGGGAGAGGTAAATGTTTATAATCATTTTCTTTGCAATGCTTACAATAATTATAATGTTAGTAGGTTATATAATATTAGAGAAAACAGTTGGAAATAAGACAGAAAATAAACCATGTAGAAATAATACAGAGACATATGATCCAAATTCTCAACTGATTAAGGTAGTTAACTTAAAGAAAACATTGGGTATTAAAAGTATTAAAAATAATCTTATAACAACAGAGGATAGTAACTTAACATGCTTAATTGATGTCTCAACACCAGAATTTAATTTAATGACAGAGGAAGATCAGACATTATATGAGAATAGAATGATAGAACTTGTTTTTAAATTAAATTTTAGTATTAAAATTTTAACCATTATAAGAAATAAAAACTTGAAAAGTGTAATAAAAAACCTAGAACTAAATAGAGCTGATGTTAAAAATGAAAATTTAAATAGCTACAGCATGAGTTTTCAAAATGAATTAATTAAAGAACAAAATAATAAAACAATAAAAAAATATTATGCTATATACACAAAAGAGAAAGGAACATATGAACAAAAATTAAAAGAATTGCAAAAGAAAGCCAGCACTTTTATAAAAGGTATGCAGGCAACAGGTTGCAGAACACAAATTTTAACTACAAATGAATCTTTAGAACTTCTAAATACAGTAATAAAAAAATATGAAAAACTTGATATTCAGTCTTTAGAAGAAAATAACGTGTTTGATATAGCCATATAAAAAGATAGGTGATGATATTGAAAAAAAAGAAAAAGAAAATCAATATATTAGAAGAGAGTGATAATTTTTTAATTGAAGGTACTATTGGAAACTTGGATCTAATTCTTCCAGATGGTGTACTCGATTATGACGATTATATAAAACTTTCAAGTGATAAATTTGTGAGAATATTTGCTGTTTTAGTACATATGCATGAAAGTTATGTAGGATGTTTTGATTTTTTATTTGAAGAATTAGGCGAGAATATAGATTCTACAGATCATATTGAGCCAATAAGTAGTTCAAAAGCTATAAATGCATTAACACGAGAGATAACAATTGTAAAAAGTAATGAAAATCTAAAAAATAACAGTAATATGGATAACGATGAAGGAGCATTACAAGTTATATCAGACCTTGAAAATTTGAAAAAGCAAATACAACTCGGAACAGAAAAATTATTTTTTGTAAGAAAAATATTTAGAGTTTGGGGAAAATCTAAGCAAGAGTTAGAAGACAACTGTAAAATTTTTAAAGAAAAATGTGAAGGACGTTCTTTGATAGTAAAAGAGCTATTATTAAATCAAGCAGAAGGATTGAAGACATCATTGCCAAGCCCATATTTAGGAGTAATACCGAGTAAATTTAAAAAGAATTTTTCAGCAGCTTCACTAGCAGGAATACTTCCTGAAGGGATGACAGACTTTGGACATAAAAGAGGTATACCGTTAGGCAGCCTTGCAAAAAAAAATTCACCGTTTATATATAATTTCTTTGAAGGTCCACCAACATTACCAAATCCAATGGCAGTATTGATAGGCACATCTGGAAGTGGTAAATCTACATTAATGAAATTGATTAGAGCAAGAAGTTCAATACTAGGAGCTTGGAACATAGGACTAGACTTGGAAGGAGAATTTGAAAAAATAACAGAAAGAACAGGAGGACATTATATAAACATAAGAGCCGGAGAAAAAACTGGTATAAATCCTATGGACTTAGAAGTAGAAGAAGATGAAAAAGGCAGAAAATTTATAGATATACAAGGAAAAGTAGCAGAGATAAGAGAACTTTTAAATATATTTTGTACAAAATTTAATAATAAACCACTAGATGGTATGGAAATAGCCAGAATAGAAGATGTAGTGAGAGAGCTTTATTATAAAAGAGATATCAGATCCAATGAGCCAGATAGCTTATATATAAAAAGTACAGTAAATACAAATGAAGGTTTTATAATAACAGGCGCTAAAAAAGAAATGCCTATACTATCAGATGTAAAAAAAGAATTAGAAAAATATGATGAAACAAAAAAACTAGCAATTTTGATGAAGATGATAACAGGAGAAGGAAGCTTGGCATTATTTGATTGCCAAACAAGTATAGTAATAGAACCAGGAGTTGGTCTAACCTTTGGATTGAAAAACATAAAAGATAATTTCACAAAATTCTTTTCATTAATGAATATTATGACCTTTCTTTGGGCTACACTGTCAAAAGTTGAATATAAAACAATTGAGAAAATAGTTGAAATTGATGAAGGCTGGTTTATAGTTTCATACGAGGAAATAGGTGCAATACTTGAAAGCTTTGATAGAAGAGGTAGAAAATATAAAATATCACTTATAATAGGATCACAATTGGCAGATGAGTTTATATCCAGTAAAGCAGGAAAAGTAATAATAAGCATAGCAGAAACAAAAATACTCTTAAGACAGACGGAAACGAGTGCAAAGGGTATCATACAACAGCTAAATTTACCAAGTAACTATGCTTCATACTTACAAAGCTTTGATCCTGGAGATGCAATCTTTATATCTGGTGGTAAAAAAGTTTTAGCAGACATTCAATACTATGACTTTGAAAAAGAATATGTAGAAACATAAAATTATGAAGAAGGTGATTTGTTGAATACCGGAATAATAAAATACTTTAAAGCAGGTGGTACATTTCCGTTATTAGCAGTAGTAACAACTGTGTTTTTTATAATACTAATTACACTCGGTGTTCTTGCATACTTTGATAAAAAAGAAGGACATAGAGAAAAATTTATAAAGTCAATAATTATTTTGATAGTTTCTGCATTTGTAATTTCATCTGCTTATGCAATTTCAATGACATTTCATAAAGTAATAGAGGAACAAGCAACAATTGGGAATGTAAGTATAGGGGAAGCATTGCAAACTACTATAGGCGAATTTGGCAAAGCGGTAGGATTTTGGGAAAGAGCATTATACTCTTTCTTAGATATATTTGCAGAATCAGCTATATGGATTAGAGATTTTATAATAGGACAAAATGTTGGTATAAGACAAATACTAAATAAATGTGCTTCAAATCCAATAGTTAGTTTTAATGTTGAATATGGTGATGATTCAGTAAATTTATATAATCTAATATTAATATCAGCTAGTTTCCTATTATTTATAATGGTCGTAAATTCCGGATATAAACTTGCTAAGTTTTCATACAATACAAACAGTAGAGAAGAAGTTATAAAATCATTTACCAAGTGGTTTTATGTGTTGTTATTGATAATGATTATTCCAGCAACATTCATTACGGCAACAAAAGTAATGGATATAGCAATGAATATATTAAATAAAATTAACGATAGCTATGTGATTAGTACAGACACATTAACAGTAGAAGCATATGGACCACTTGCACCAATAGCAAAGATATATATTTCATATTTAGAATTTAAGGTGTATGTACTAATGCTATATAGAAAATTTATAATAAATGCATTCTATATAACGATACCAATAACAGTATATTTATGGGGGATTAGCGATAACTTTGAATCATTAACATTATGGACAAACACACTGTTAATGAATATTTTTTCTCCTATATTTTACTCAATATCATTTGTTATAGGTTCACTAGTATTAAGGTCATTAGAAAATGGTGAAAACCCCATAATAATGATTATTATATCATCTTTGTGCTTAAAGGTAGGAGATGAGCTTAAAAAAATAGTGAAATATAAAAATAATGCATCAGTGTTAGGTGGTTCAACAGATGTTAGCGGAATATCAAGGACAATTTTTACAGGTGCAATGATAGCAAGAACGTTGCATAGTATAGCTTCTAAGAAAACTTCAATTAGTAATAGTAGTAACACAGCTGCTTCAACAATAAAAACAGCTAATAATGCTGCCAATAATGCTAACTTTAAATCAAATGCATCAACTTCATCAACAGTAAATGATACAAATATGTTGGGAAAAAGTAAAAGCAATGAAAATACATATAAAAGTAAAGGCAACGGATTAGGATTAAACTATACAATGGGTAATGCAATAAAGGATTCAGTAAAATTGGCTAAAAGTATGGGGATAAATTCAAATTCTATGAGGAAAGGTGTAAAAGTAGTAGCAGGAGTTGCCGCAGGTATTTCAACTGCAAATCCGCTTTTGGGTTATGCAGCATATAAGGGCTCAGGCGCTGTATTAAATGGCGTAGGAAAAGCTACATCAGGTGTATTGAACACTGCAAGAAATATAAAAGGTGGAGCAAATAAGGTTGGTAGCTATTTTAAAGGCAATTCAGATGTAAAAGCTCATAGGAGAGATTGACATGGATGAAGATTTAAAAGAATTAGATGCTATGTTAAGAAAGATTGATGCAAAAGTTAAACGCAATGCCGGGTATAAGCTAATAAAAATTATAAAAAAAACGCTCCCGACATCTGCGTTCATTATTTTTGGAATAGTGTTATTTCTGTTAATAGTAATTGCTGTTGGTGCGATGCTTAATAGTTTAAAATTTTTTAAAATAGATGATAAAGTAGAGGATACATGTTGTGAAGAAACATCTGAATTTTTAAGTCCTAAAAAGATATCTATATATCAGGAAATTGAAAACAATAGCTATACTGAATATAAGGATGGAGAAGAAAATGTTACAGAATATCTTGATGGTGAGGAAACAAATCAATATACAAATGAAATTGATATAAATGTAGACATGGCAAAAGAACATAGATTGCATTGGCAGTTATTAGCCGCTATTGACTTGTTGAGTGGATTAGGTGGAGATCCTAAGGATAACACTGTTGAAAAGCTATCAAAAGAAATAACTCCAAGCTTTAAATATACAGAATATTCAGAAACAATAACATCCGAACAATATATTGAAGTAGAAGTTGAAAGACAAATACCAAGAACAAATAAAACAGTGATAGACACAGTGCAAAAATTACAAAAAACAGTAATAAAAAGACCACAGTTTGTTATAAAAAGTGTAAGTAGCGCATTATTTGATGTTGATTATGAGTATGAAAAAATAAAAATAACAGATGAATTCGGAAATACTAGAGAATGCTATACTATAATAAATGTAAATAAGAAGGTAAACAACAGACTAGAAAACTTTATAAACAACAGAAAATTTAAAGGTAGGCTAACAACAAAGAATATTTTAGAAATATATGATATGGGTGTTGAATTTCCTGAATCAAGTGATTTTGCTAACTATATGCTTGAATATATGGCTTTAAATACAAATATTAGTGTAGCAATACGAAATTACAACGGAGAAGGAAATTACAGTGTTACAGAAGATAATAAAACATATAGAGTTCCTATAAGATTTGAAAGAGAAAAATCAAATAACAATAAAGTATATATTTCTTCCTTCTTTGGAGAAAGATATTTAACCATAGCCGGAGTTACTAAAAAAAATTTTCATAGAGGACTTGACTTTGCGGTTCCGTCCGGTACCCCAATAGTGGCTGCTGCTGATGGAGAAATTGTTAGATCAGACTATAGTAAAAGCTACGGAAATGTTATTGAAATAAAACATAATGATACATACTCAACAGTATATGCACACAATGCAAGACTATTGGCTAAAGTAGGTGATAAAGTAAAAAAGGGAGACATAATATCTTTGTCTGGTAACACAGGAGTCAGCACTGGACCACATCTACATTTTGAAATAAAGCAAAACGGAAATCCGATAGATCCGTTTGATATGTTAAATTTAAAAGTAATTAATTAGTAAGTAAAATAAATAGAGGAATGAACATGGTAAAAACTATAGAAGATTTAAACAGAGAATATGAAGGTAAAGAAGAGGATGAATATTATTTTAATCAACAAGCTGTGTTAGGCTCAGAAGAAGACGCACAATCAGCATATGATGAAGATGGTAACTTCCACTGTATTAAGTGGTTTGATTGCAGCTGTTGTCCTGCATTCAATAAAGAGCATTGCTTATAACAATAAAATTTTTATTGCATAGAAATAAATCTAATAAAAATGAGTGAAACGAGGTAAAAATATGAAATGTAGTGAGTGTAAATACATAAATGTATCAGATGGTAATGGTTCTCCAGGAAGATGTTATTGTAAACATCCAAATAGACCGAAAGAAGTAACCGGTACAGAATTAGTAATATGTAATTCAGAAAGGCACACAAATAGAGTTCTTATAAAGACATCACCAAGATGGTGTCCGTTAAAGAAATAGGGTGTAAAACTAATAGTCAAAAGACTATAGGTAGGTGATAAAAATAGAAGAAACAATATATACGGTACATAGAGGTACAAATTCAAGATTGATTAAAAATGTTGTTGATTTGTACTTTAAACAAGGTGATAGCATAGCAGATGTTACATATGGTAAGGGTGTATTTTGGAAAGAAATAAATAAAAGTTTATATAAAATTGTTGGTTCTGATATCAAAACAGGTACTGATTTTAGACATTTGCCTTATACTAGCAGTACATTTTGCCATAGTGTAATTGATCCACCGTATGCACGTATTACAAACTTAAAAGGTATGGTTGATTGTTACAATACTACAAGATTTACAACACATAAAGAAATAATAAAACTATATGAAGAAGGATTACCAGAGCTAAAAAGAATTACTAAACCAGGAGGATATATTCTTTGTAAATGTCAAGATGAAGTTTGTGGCTGCAGGCAGAAATGGAGTCACATAGAAATTTATGATATAGCTTTAAATTTAGGATTATATGCGAAAGACCTATTTATTCTGGTAAATGATAAGATGCCTAAAGTTTTACATAAGCAACAACATGCAAGAAAACTACATAGTTATTTATGGGTTTTTCAAAATAATTAAGGAGTAAATCGAAAATTCATCTCCTTATAAGGAGCTAGCAAAAGAGGTGATTATAATAAATGACTTGAACAAAATAATTCTTGCTACTGGCAGCGAAGAACTAAATAATGCTGTCATAGAGTATGCATCAAATAAAAACAATTACAACTTTGAACAAGTACATTATAGAGAATTCTTATTAGAAGAAGGTAATGATTTTAGTATATGTGTGATATCTGGAGTGCTTCCTGGAGAAATAAAATTTGACCGCCTAATCTATATGCTTAGAAGTAAAGATATCAGAGTTATTTTAATATTACTTGAAGAAAACAAAACAGAGTTAGAAATATGTATAAAATATCATGTAACTGATGTTTTAACCCAACCAGTAAAACCTGTAGATATTATTGATGCAATAGAAAATCCGAAAACCTTTAAAGATATAGAATTTATATATAAAAAAATGGGTCTAAGTTTAGAGCTTGACATAGATAAAACAGATAGTAAAAAAAGTGCAAAAAAGAATGTAAAGAAAAGCAACAACACTGAAAAAACAGTAAAAGAAATAATAAAATATAAACAATCTATTATAGGAGTAAAAAATATAGGAGTTGTGTGTCTCTCTCATGGGGCGGGAGCTACATTTTTTACTTTAAATTTTGCTAAGGCTTTATCGGAGATTACTAAGGTTGCAGTAGTAGAACATCCACTTATAAACCCAAAAATATATAATACCATAGGGATAGCAAATTATATTGACGAGGCAAGAGATTTCGTCAGCTATGCACATAATATAGCATACAATAAGATAGATAAAAACAAAGCCTTTGCAAAAGACAATATAACGTACATAGTTACAGATCCAAACAGAGAAAAAATAAGCAGTGACGATTGGGACGAAAATAATATGTTGAGACTTCTATATGTATCAAAAATACCAATAAATATTATAGACTTAGGAAATCAGTTATTTGATACAAGCATAATAAATATTATTGAACAATTTAGTCTTGTAATAATTATTATAGATCCATACATACCAAATATATTAGAAAATCTACATACAATAGAAAAAATCAAAAAGCTTGAAGAAAACAAAAGTGTGAACATCAAGTATGTTATAAACAAATACAATGATGGAGTAGATAAATCAGAGTTACTAAACAATTTGGATATAGAACCAATAGCATATATACCATATTTAGATCCACAATATGTGTATAAAGCAACTAGCGAAAATAAGATACCATATAATTATAAGTATGTAAAAGAAAAGCTTGAAAAACCAATGACAAAACTAGCAAAAAATATATTACCTAAAGAAATAGAGTTTAAAAAGCAAAAACATAGAATAAACATACTAAGTAAAATAAAAAGTAAGAGGAGATAAAATTGAAAGCAAAGCATAAAACATTAATAGGAACGCTGCTGCTACTTTTAGCAATAGCGTTTTTTATTTTTTGGGAGTTTATCGGAAGAAAAACAGTTATGTGTCAAAATATCATAATATTAAGTCAAGATGTTGATAAGGGAACGCTTATAACAGAAGAATTGTTGACAACAAAAAAGATAGAAACTGAAAGCTGTATAACTGATGTAGTCGTAAGTAAATCAGTTATAGTTGGACTAGAAGCTAAACATTATATACCTAAACATACACAATTGGTAAAACAATACTTTGAAGAATCTGCATTAGTTCTAACAAAAGATGAAAAAATCATGAAAATACCAAAAGATTGGATATATACGTTTCCTGAAACACTTAGAAGGAAGGACAAAATATACATATATGCTGTTAAGAAAGATGAAACAACTACAAAAGTAACTAACTACAAAGATAATAAAGAACAATATATATTTAGCACAACTGTAGCATATGTTAAAGATAGTAGCAATAGAGAAGTAGAAAGCTTAGACGAAGACAGATTGACAGGAACATCTGTTATAAGTGATATAGAAATAGTAATAACAGAGAAACAATTTAAAATGCTAGAAGACTTAACTAGTAAAGGGTTTACATTAGCTATAATGTACAAATAAAGAAAGAGGAAATAATATGCAAATACATATAATAAGTGATGATAAAAAACTTATAGATTCTTTAAAACAAGTAAAATCAATAAAAGTAAAAGAAATTAAAAAACAAGATATAAGTGAAGATAAAGCAAATATTTTAGTTATAAGTGATAAACAGATAGATATTAATACATTAATATCACTTAAAAATACCCAACAAAAATGCTACTATCTATCAAGCAAAGAAAATTCAAATAAAATTGAAAAAGTAGATAAAAGTTTATTAGCAGTTAAAAACATTTATATAGTACCACCCAAGAGAACAATTCATCAAATACAAGAATATATATTAAAAGATACATTTGAAATAATTGATGAAAACAATGTATACACATTCTTTGGTGCAGATAGCAAAGTAGGGACTACTGGTATTATACAAAAGGTAGCAATAGACATAGCAAAAAGACACCCAAATATAAAAACAATAGTATTATATTTAGATGGTCAAGAAGGATTTGATTGGATAGAAGATACTCAGACAGAAAATAGCATATCAGATTTAAAAGTAGCACTTAAAAATAACTTGATAACTGAACAAAATTTAGAAGATTGTGTATACAAATATAAACTAAATTTGCATATGCTCAAAGGAGAAAAAACTATAACTGACAATATGTGTTATAGCCAAGATGAAGTAAATAACATCATATCATTGTGTAAAAATGTTTATGATATAGTTCTAATAGATGCTGGAAGTACAAAAAAC contains these protein-coding regions:
- a CDS encoding VirB4 family type IV secretion system protein, whose translation is MKKKKKKINILEESDNFLIEGTIGNLDLILPDGVLDYDDYIKLSSDKFVRIFAVLVHMHESYVGCFDFLFEELGENIDSTDHIEPISSSKAINALTREITIVKSNENLKNNSNMDNDEGALQVISDLENLKKQIQLGTEKLFFVRKIFRVWGKSKQELEDNCKIFKEKCEGRSLIVKELLLNQAEGLKTSLPSPYLGVIPSKFKKNFSAASLAGILPEGMTDFGHKRGIPLGSLAKKNSPFIYNFFEGPPTLPNPMAVLIGTSGSGKSTLMKLIRARSSILGAWNIGLDLEGEFEKITERTGGHYINIRAGEKTGINPMDLEVEEDEKGRKFIDIQGKVAEIRELLNIFCTKFNNKPLDGMEIARIEDVVRELYYKRDIRSNEPDSLYIKSTVNTNEGFIITGAKKEMPILSDVKKELEKYDETKKLAILMKMITGEGSLALFDCQTSIVIEPGVGLTFGLKNIKDNFTKFFSLMNIMTFLWATLSKVEYKTIEKIVEIDEGWFIVSYEEIGAILESFDRRGRKYKISLIIGSQLADEFISSKAGKVIISIAETKILLRQTETSAKGIIQQLNLPSNYASYLQSFDPGDAIFISGGKKVLADIQYYDFEKEYVET
- a CDS encoding SAF domain-containing protein, yielding MKAKHKTLIGTLLLLLAIAFFIFWEFIGRKTVMCQNIIILSQDVDKGTLITEELLTTKKIETESCITDVVVSKSVIVGLEAKHYIPKHTQLVKQYFEESALVLTKDEKIMKIPKDWIYTFPETLRRKDKIYIYAVKKDETTTKVTNYKDNKEQYIFSTTVAYVKDSSNREVESLDEDRLTGTSVISDIEIVITEKQFKMLEDLTSKGFTLAIMYK
- a CDS encoding PrgI family protein, whose product is MRSFKVPYGKILPDKIIYGRLTPKEAIFLGSIVLVFFFLFMMDITYIEKGLGNIILRIILLLIYSTIALVLAFKKKDIYDLDEYLILRIKYKFRKYKNTIYEKY
- a CDS encoding DNA methyltransferase; its protein translation is MIKIEETIYTVHRGTNSRLIKNVVDLYFKQGDSIADVTYGKGVFWKEINKSLYKIVGSDIKTGTDFRHLPYTSSTFCHSVIDPPYARITNLKGMVDCYNTTRFTTHKEIIKLYEEGLPELKRITKPGGYILCKCQDEVCGCRQKWSHIEIYDIALNLGLYAKDLFILVNDKMPKVLHKQQHARKLHSYLWVFQNN
- a CDS encoding M23 family metallopeptidase; translation: MDEDLKELDAMLRKIDAKVKRNAGYKLIKIIKKTLPTSAFIIFGIVLFLLIVIAVGAMLNSLKFFKIDDKVEDTCCEETSEFLSPKKISIYQEIENNSYTEYKDGEENVTEYLDGEETNQYTNEIDINVDMAKEHRLHWQLLAAIDLLSGLGGDPKDNTVEKLSKEITPSFKYTEYSETITSEQYIEVEVERQIPRTNKTVIDTVQKLQKTVIKRPQFVIKSVSSALFDVDYEYEKIKITDEFGNTRECYTIINVNKKVNNRLENFINNRKFKGRLTTKNILEIYDMGVEFPESSDFANYMLEYMALNTNISVAIRNYNGEGNYSVTEDNKTYRVPIRFEREKSNNNKVYISSFFGERYLTIAGVTKKNFHRGLDFAVPSGTPIVAAADGEIVRSDYSKSYGNVIEIKHNDTYSTVYAHNARLLAKVGDKVKKGDIISLSGNTGVSTGPHLHFEIKQNGNPIDPFDMLNLKVIN